Proteins from a single region of Bradyrhizobium diazoefficiens:
- the panB gene encoding 3-methyl-2-oxobutanoate hydroxymethyltransferase, with protein MSHISEPPVERVTIQAHQRWKEEGRPVVMTTAYDAVRARIADPIVDIILLGDSVGNVCLGFDSTLLVNMAMMNHHLEAVARTRPHALLVADMPFLSFHLSIKETIRNAVGFLQRGAAAVKLEGGAKRIETVRALVDSEIPVMGHLALAPQSVNIIGGCKVQGRKADDALRLLDDAHRLQEAGCFALVLEGIPAELAARTTDSLRIPTIGIGAGPSCSGQVLVFDGILGLTEGHRPKFVRAYAEGFRLLQEALSRWAADVRGGAFPASQECYPLPEGLGGVIENWAPSNPSLM; from the coding sequence ATGAGCCACATTTCAGAGCCGCCTGTTGAACGCGTCACGATCCAAGCTCATCAACGATGGAAGGAAGAGGGACGTCCCGTCGTAATGACGACCGCCTACGACGCGGTTAGAGCACGCATCGCCGATCCTATCGTCGACATCATCCTGCTCGGGGACAGCGTTGGTAATGTCTGCCTGGGATTCGACAGCACCCTGCTGGTCAACATGGCAATGATGAATCACCATCTCGAGGCGGTCGCGCGCACAAGGCCTCATGCCTTGCTTGTGGCCGATATGCCCTTTCTTAGCTTTCATCTCAGTATCAAGGAGACCATACGGAATGCCGTGGGCTTTCTGCAGCGTGGCGCAGCAGCCGTTAAGCTTGAAGGCGGAGCTAAGCGCATTGAAACGGTGCGTGCCCTAGTCGATTCCGAAATTCCTGTAATGGGGCATCTCGCCTTGGCTCCGCAGAGCGTCAATATCATCGGTGGATGCAAGGTGCAGGGGAGGAAGGCCGATGATGCCTTGCGCCTGCTCGATGACGCGCATCGTCTGCAGGAGGCCGGATGTTTCGCTCTCGTCCTCGAAGGCATTCCGGCCGAGCTCGCCGCGCGCACGACTGACTCTCTGAGGATACCGACCATTGGGATCGGAGCGGGTCCCAGTTGCTCAGGCCAAGTCCTCGTGTTTGATGGTATCCTCGGCTTGACTGAAGGGCATCGTCCTAAATTCGTTCGCGCCTATGCAGAAGGGTTTCGGCTCTTGCAGGAGGCGCTTTCGCGTTGGGCTGCCGATGTCCGCGGCGGCGCATTCCCGGCATCACAAGAATGCTATCCGCTCCCAGAAGGCCTCGGGGGCGTGATCGAAAATTGGGCGCCTTCCAACCCCAGCCTAATGTAA